A single window of Anaerocolumna chitinilytica DNA harbors:
- a CDS encoding ABC transporter ATP-binding protein has translation MINQAEKIIEVKNVKKIYRMGQEKIYAVDDVSFDIYKGEFCCLLGTSGSGKSTLLNLMAGIEKISGGQIIIKGKKIHKMNENNLAKFRQRYLGFVFQSYNLIGSMTALENVEFPLIFKRVKAKQRRKMARDMLKQVGLEARLNHKPKEMSGGQQQRVGIARAFVASPEIVFADEPTGNLDTKTTMDVMKLIRTMAKQHSQTIVMVTHDRRLADFADRIIHILDGKIQEIEVREVADSQEEPVSSDVISISDNVEISDITGIPDIAAAEEEGKQTKKQETSEQEISERAEADEAIPQRNTEIKTNNKNQNNRGKEG, from the coding sequence GTGATAAACCAGGCTGAAAAAATCATAGAAGTTAAAAATGTAAAGAAGATCTATCGCATGGGCCAGGAAAAAATATACGCGGTTGACGATGTGAGTTTTGACATCTATAAAGGAGAATTCTGCTGTCTGCTTGGAACTTCCGGCTCAGGTAAATCAACACTTTTAAATCTTATGGCAGGAATTGAAAAAATATCCGGCGGACAAATTATCATAAAGGGCAAGAAGATTCATAAAATGAATGAAAATAATCTGGCTAAATTCAGACAGCGCTATCTTGGATTTGTATTTCAGTCATATAATCTCATAGGCTCTATGACCGCTTTGGAAAATGTAGAGTTTCCATTAATATTTAAAAGAGTAAAAGCAAAACAGCGACGTAAAATGGCCAGAGATATGTTAAAACAAGTCGGACTTGAGGCCAGATTAAATCATAAGCCCAAGGAAATGAGTGGTGGACAGCAGCAGAGGGTAGGAATTGCAAGAGCTTTTGTGGCTAGTCCTGAAATTGTATTTGCTGATGAGCCTACGGGTAATCTAGATACCAAGACAACGATGGATGTTATGAAGCTTATTAGGACGATGGCAAAGCAGCACAGCCAGACGATTGTAATGGTAACTCATGACAGGCGTTTAGCAGATTTTGCAGATCGCATTATACATATATTGGATGGTAAGATTCAGGAAATTGAAGTAAGAGAAGTTGCAGATTCACAAGAAGAGCCAGTTTCTTCAGATGTTATTAGTATATCTGACAATGTGGAAATATCAGATATCACCGGTATACCGGACATCGCGGCAGCCGAGGAAGAAGGAAAACAGACTAAGAAACAGGAAACATCTGAACAGGAAATATCTGAAAGAGCAGAAGCAGATGAGGCCATCCCTCAAAGGAATACAGAGATAAAAACGAATAATAAAAATCAGAATAATAGAGGAAAAGAGGGTTAA
- a CDS encoding AI-2E family transporter: MKISNKMNKQYTLIAIYVIITCSIIYILSLVAKNASGIIAELMQMLKWLLRVAKPVAIAFILAYLLDPVVNFFENLYEKIRIKKWQLKSGRTLAVLTTVILFLAVIVLAISLLVYNVTNQLRLAKVDDIVILATNYINNISDFYNSVLDKLEKVNIHSDQINAYVRDNLTNVISALRNGGYSFVNSLSNISSYITTLIFALVISIYFMIDGKMIKNYIRKVGKAFLSVKWNTRISIFLKDADYIFSGYIRGQLIDVFVMMCMLTVVLSLIGVKYAILIGIFAGLGNLIPYLGPIIAYVTTALSCLAFGEYKKLIIAVIVLVIVQALDGNVIAPKLLSQSIKIHPVLVIISLIFGNAIGGLFGMLFAVPVGALIKLLFSRYVDTRLKEKQEAQEDMIKKKDYESTIV; encoded by the coding sequence ATGAAGATCAGCAATAAGATGAATAAGCAGTACACATTAATAGCCATTTATGTAATCATTACGTGCAGTATCATATATATACTGAGTCTTGTAGCAAAAAATGCATCGGGAATTATAGCGGAACTGATGCAAATGCTGAAGTGGCTCTTAAGGGTTGCAAAGCCTGTGGCAATAGCGTTTATTTTAGCATATCTTCTTGATCCTGTAGTGAATTTCTTTGAGAACCTTTATGAGAAGATACGGATAAAAAAATGGCAGTTAAAATCAGGAAGAACCCTGGCGGTACTTACCACAGTGATACTATTTTTGGCGGTTATTGTATTAGCAATTTCACTTTTGGTGTACAATGTTACAAATCAGCTAAGATTAGCTAAAGTGGATGATATCGTAATTTTAGCAACAAATTATATCAATAATATTTCGGATTTTTATAATTCTGTTCTCGATAAACTGGAGAAGGTAAATATTCACTCGGATCAGATTAATGCATATGTCAGAGATAATTTAACAAATGTAATCAGTGCACTGAGAAATGGCGGTTACTCATTTGTTAATTCTCTCTCCAATATCTCATCCTATATTACAACACTGATTTTTGCTCTGGTTATTTCTATCTATTTTATGATTGATGGCAAGATGATAAAGAATTATATCAGAAAAGTTGGCAAAGCATTTCTAAGTGTAAAGTGGAATACCAGAATCAGTATATTTTTAAAAGATGCAGATTATATATTTTCCGGCTATATCAGAGGTCAGCTCATCGATGTTTTTGTAATGATGTGTATGCTCACAGTGGTCTTATCACTGATTGGGGTGAAATATGCTATATTGATTGGAATTTTTGCCGGTTTGGGGAATCTGATTCCTTATCTGGGACCAATCATTGCTTATGTTACCACAGCTTTAAGCTGTTTGGCGTTCGGGGAGTATAAAAAGCTGATAATCGCTGTGATTGTATTGGTTATTGTGCAGGCTCTGGACGGAAATGTTATAGCACCGAAACTATTAAGTCAAAGCATTAAGATACATCCAGTTTTAGTAATCATATCCCTTATCTTCGGTAATGCTATCGGCGGACTTTTTGGAATGCTTTTTGCTGTTCCAGTCGGAGCTCTTATCAAACTTTTGTTCTCCAGGTACGTTGACACCAGACTGAAGGAGAAACAGGAAGCGCAGGAAGATATGATAAAAAAGAAAGATTATGAAAGTACGATAGTTTAA
- a CDS encoding transglutaminase-like domain-containing protein, which yields MRAKKVKSFDGISIRGKEIVMGKGNSKFSLFHSIIQIVLIDAVLFSIIFGFATGLKLPVDRIPLLGAIIFFGLICWGIFRYFKAGVVIFLPILATYIYAGYKLFKELENGFWQIENYFIILMNKYYGTHAYTFLVDDYTPAKVITLLLIFAALPLAMVLSLIILNKASHFLYYPITLPFVIFPFVVGHIPSTASFATYIAATFGIFVLGNRVKVTGARTKEEKAAMREQNKEIDVNHYYVNIMGSFLLFCGVLLLFGMISIFLTEPTYNHKMNVPKVKKQLQVKIENFDIKDIADHFGFLNNGKIVIFHYYTASGGLNEGKLGGVGKLAYDNKTDIIIDALENSPTIYLKGFIGSTYSRNAWTGLSDEGLGEYERYKDLWKSIDMEAGDQTGGLVKLLANIDKNININRFHEDVMDIQNIGANDKYIYVPYYSSLMDNMNMIVENSAYVKSKVKSKNYSLSFYADLLNKNLLTEEFEKEFIEYKQNLMYKAADPNLGEKLSERLDEYSEVENEYRNFIQRFYTQVPDAGLYQLKADMTGKYAEMIKKYGEEKALGALTIYIRSYVQKNTVYSLSPGTLPNGKDFVEYFLYEKKQGFCTHYASAAALAFRFAGVPARYVEGYVAKPTSIRNGKSIGTETIIVPNEDGSEKKQDIAVREVRISDAGAHSWVEVYKEGWGWVPVEMTPGYDTEDDSEFTGKDNITPSATPTPQVSVTPTVPIDKDLDRDKNVDTTANNTAKKTVGYRDIVRFMMGALLSTIVLLLAIGIIMKIYRYIIFKQAESGKRTLILYRKVKYLLRMAGIPLQEDNYKLSALIVEDTFPQLGEREFIQFIETALKARFGYAPVTPKEEKDAYQYYHLLKITVYGKISVVKKILCSLYYI from the coding sequence ATGAGAGCTAAAAAAGTGAAATCTTTTGATGGTATATCAATCAGGGGAAAAGAAATTGTAATGGGAAAAGGTAACAGTAAATTTTCCTTATTTCATTCAATCATACAGATTGTTCTGATAGATGCCGTACTGTTTAGTATCATATTTGGTTTTGCAACAGGACTTAAACTGCCGGTGGACCGAATTCCTCTTCTAGGGGCAATTATATTCTTTGGCTTAATATGCTGGGGGATTTTTCGCTATTTTAAGGCAGGGGTTGTAATTTTTCTGCCTATACTAGCTACTTATATATATGCGGGCTATAAACTCTTTAAAGAGCTTGAAAATGGTTTCTGGCAGATAGAGAACTATTTTATCATCTTAATGAACAAATACTATGGAACTCATGCATATACCTTTTTAGTGGATGACTACACACCGGCTAAGGTAATTACCCTCCTTTTGATTTTTGCTGCGCTGCCGCTGGCGATGGTGCTTAGTTTAATAATCTTAAATAAAGCTTCCCATTTTTTGTATTATCCAATAACATTACCTTTTGTCATTTTTCCTTTTGTAGTGGGACATATTCCTTCAACTGCTTCTTTCGCTACATATATAGCAGCTACCTTTGGAATATTTGTTTTGGGAAACCGGGTAAAGGTTACAGGAGCCAGAACAAAAGAAGAAAAAGCCGCAATGAGAGAGCAAAATAAGGAAATTGATGTCAACCATTATTATGTTAATATAATGGGAAGCTTTCTGCTCTTTTGTGGTGTTCTGCTGTTATTTGGAATGATCTCCATATTCTTAACAGAGCCTACCTATAATCATAAGATGAATGTTCCCAAGGTTAAGAAACAACTACAGGTGAAAATAGAGAATTTTGATATAAAGGATATTGCTGATCACTTTGGTTTTCTGAATAATGGTAAGATTGTCATATTCCACTATTATACAGCTTCTGGCGGTTTGAATGAAGGAAAGCTGGGAGGAGTGGGAAAGCTTGCTTATGATAATAAAACAGATATTATTATAGATGCTTTAGAAAATAGTCCGACAATTTATTTAAAGGGATTCATCGGAAGTACTTATAGCAGAAATGCCTGGACTGGACTTAGTGATGAAGGACTGGGAGAATATGAGAGATATAAGGACTTATGGAAAAGTATCGATATGGAGGCAGGGGATCAGACAGGGGGTCTTGTAAAGCTCCTAGCTAATATAGATAAAAATATTAATATAAACAGGTTTCATGAGGATGTAATGGATATCCAGAATATAGGAGCAAATGATAAATATATTTATGTTCCTTATTATTCTTCTCTCATGGACAATATGAATATGATTGTAGAAAATTCTGCATACGTGAAAAGTAAAGTGAAAAGCAAAAATTATTCCTTAAGCTTTTATGCTGATTTACTGAATAAGAATCTGTTAACAGAGGAGTTTGAGAAAGAGTTTATCGAATATAAGCAGAACTTAATGTATAAAGCGGCAGACCCTAACCTCGGAGAGAAATTAAGTGAACGTTTGGATGAATATTCAGAAGTTGAAAATGAATATCGAAATTTCATTCAGCGATTCTATACCCAGGTTCCTGATGCCGGGCTGTACCAGCTTAAAGCAGATATGACCGGGAAATATGCGGAGATGATAAAAAAATATGGTGAGGAAAAGGCTCTTGGTGCTTTAACAATCTATATCCGCAGTTACGTTCAGAAGAATACGGTATATTCTCTATCACCAGGTACCCTGCCTAATGGAAAAGACTTTGTAGAATATTTTCTATATGAAAAAAAACAGGGCTTTTGTACGCATTATGCCAGTGCAGCTGCTTTAGCATTTCGGTTTGCAGGAGTACCTGCAAGATATGTGGAAGGTTACGTGGCAAAACCCACGAGTATCAGGAACGGGAAAAGTATAGGAACCGAGACTATAATTGTTCCCAATGAGGATGGTTCCGAAAAGAAACAGGATATTGCTGTACGTGAAGTTCGAATCAGTGATGCGGGTGCCCATTCATGGGTAGAAGTTTATAAAGAAGGCTGGGGATGGGTTCCTGTTGAAATGACACCTGGTTATGATACGGAAGATGACAGTGAGTTCACCGGAAAGGATAATATAACACCCTCTGCTACACCGACACCGCAGGTATCTGTAACGCCAACCGTTCCCATTGATAAAGATCTCGATAGAGATAAAAACGTTGATACAACAGCAAATAACACCGCGAAAAAGACAGTTGGTTATCGTGATATCGTACGATTTATGATGGGTGCCTTGTTATCTACTATTGTACTTCTTCTGGCAATCGGAATTATTATGAAAATATACCGCTATATTATTTTTAAACAGGCTGAATCTGGGAAAAGGACATTAATTCTTTACCGAAAGGTAAAATATCTTCTAAGAATGGCAGGGATACCTTTACAGGAAGATAATTATAAATTGTCAGCACTGATAGTAGAAGATACCTTTCCACAGTTGGGAGAAAGAGAGTTTATACAGTTTATAGAGACTGCTCTTAAGGCAAGATTTGGGTATGCTCCCGTGACACCGAAAGAAGAAAAGGATGCTTACCAATACTACCATCTCCTTAAGATTACAGTGTATGGAAAGATTTCTGTAGTCAAGAAAATCCTTTGCAGTTTATATTATATATAA
- a CDS encoding DUF58 domain-containing protein, with amino-acid sequence MIGKRVVYLIFILLAGLFAIFYNVYFTMIFFFAVLILPFLLLFTAWLSLRKLEVKVSALPPLTKKGNDIEVKFEALNSSGLPITHLEICYTYCNEISGRKKKDKVILSVDKHSLAYAVLRLKSEHCGNIKIAVYRIKCYDLLSLGYISRKWPSWQIISVMPTLHPMAGDLIRRTADMEMDDESVHYLEHKPGNDPSEIFGVRDYKEGDRPNQIHWKLSRKNQKLIMKEYSQPLRDRSLFFLDFKVEGEGEKKLYQLDCYIEAAMSVSEGILKNGHQHRIIWYDWKEKKYVEKDIIDSDSSNEAQTALLSAAFYNTAEEEKKQYEGKEEDGSNIIYLTNELSEDKIIRLQKPGMLQLHVIYINDLQKMPLKARTEDFLRKSMISCYRIDIKNMKESIFKLGVVNY; translated from the coding sequence ATGATCGGGAAAAGAGTTGTATATCTTATATTTATTCTATTGGCAGGTCTCTTTGCTATCTTCTATAATGTTTACTTTACCATGATCTTTTTCTTTGCTGTCCTTATCCTGCCGTTTTTATTGCTGTTTACAGCCTGGCTTTCATTAAGGAAGCTGGAAGTAAAGGTTTCTGCCCTTCCGCCCTTAACCAAGAAGGGAAATGATATCGAAGTTAAGTTCGAGGCATTGAATTCATCTGGCCTTCCAATCACACATCTTGAAATTTGTTATACCTATTGCAATGAGATATCCGGCCGGAAAAAGAAGGACAAGGTTATTTTGAGCGTGGACAAACACAGTTTGGCATACGCAGTCTTAAGATTAAAATCAGAACATTGCGGGAATATAAAAATCGCAGTTTATCGTATTAAATGCTATGATTTACTATCCTTAGGGTATATCTCTAGGAAATGGCCTTCTTGGCAGATTATATCCGTAATGCCGACACTGCATCCCATGGCAGGAGATTTGATTCGCAGGACTGCTGATATGGAGATGGATGATGAAAGTGTGCATTATCTCGAACATAAGCCGGGAAATGATCCTTCTGAAATCTTCGGAGTAAGAGATTACAAAGAAGGGGACAGGCCTAACCAGATACATTGGAAGCTTAGCAGAAAAAATCAGAAGCTGATTATGAAAGAATACAGTCAGCCTTTAAGAGACCGCTCTCTTTTCTTTCTGGATTTTAAAGTGGAAGGAGAAGGAGAGAAGAAGTTATACCAGCTGGATTGCTATATAGAAGCTGCTATGTCCGTATCAGAGGGGATACTTAAGAATGGGCATCAGCATAGGATTATATGGTATGACTGGAAAGAAAAAAAATATGTGGAAAAGGATATTATTGATAGCGACAGCAGTAATGAAGCGCAGACAGCTCTTTTAAGTGCAGCATTCTATAATACTGCAGAAGAAGAGAAAAAGCAGTACGAAGGAAAAGAAGAAGACGGCAGCAACATTATTTATCTTACGAACGAGCTGTCGGAAGATAAAATTATAAGACTGCAAAAACCGGGCATGCTGCAGCTTCATGTCATTTATATCAATGACCTTCAGAAGATGCCCTTGAAAGCAAGAACCGAAGATTTCTTAAGAAAATCCATGATTTCCTGTTATCGCATAGATATTAAAAATATGAAGGAATCAATCTTTAAACTCGGAGTTGTGAACTATTGA
- a CDS encoding AAA family ATPase, producing the protein MLNFELTKDIMQEVNKTVIGKESIVRKVLTAIIARGHILIEDIPGVGKTTLALAFSKVMNLEYNRLQFTPDVLSTDVIGYHVITKDGELGDYKRGPVVCNLFLADEINRTSSKTQSALLEVMEEGSVTVDGITMQVPKPFTVIATQNPVGSIGTHMLPESQLDRFMIRLSMGYPDVAGEIRMLKDRNGENPLSKMNSIVSREDILTMQQQAEKVFVNESIYEYLVKLILMTRRDPYVELGVSPRGSIALLNMAKANAYINGREFLVPDDIRSVFYDIVSHRIILKPETKVNNIDTNQVCLGILKQVQAPKVG; encoded by the coding sequence ATGTTGAATTTTGAGCTAACAAAGGATATTATGCAGGAAGTTAACAAAACTGTCATTGGTAAGGAAAGTATTGTTCGTAAAGTCCTTACAGCCATTATTGCAAGAGGACATATCCTGATCGAGGATATTCCTGGTGTTGGTAAGACGACGCTGGCTTTAGCCTTTTCAAAAGTAATGAATTTGGAATATAACCGTTTGCAGTTTACACCGGATGTGCTTTCTACGGATGTAATCGGTTATCATGTTATAACAAAAGACGGAGAGCTGGGAGATTATAAACGGGGACCCGTTGTATGTAACCTATTCCTGGCTGATGAAATTAATAGAACTTCATCAAAAACTCAGTCTGCTCTCTTAGAGGTTATGGAAGAGGGAAGTGTAACGGTTGATGGTATTACCATGCAGGTACCAAAGCCCTTTACTGTAATTGCAACCCAAAATCCGGTAGGCTCCATTGGCACCCATATGCTGCCGGAATCTCAGCTGGACCGGTTTATGATAAGATTATCTATGGGATATCCGGATGTAGCCGGAGAGATTCGGATGCTAAAGGACAGAAACGGAGAAAATCCTTTATCCAAGATGAATTCAATCGTCAGCAGAGAAGATATATTAACCATGCAGCAGCAGGCAGAGAAAGTTTTTGTGAATGAAAGCATCTATGAATATCTTGTAAAATTGATACTGATGACAAGAAGAGACCCTTATGTTGAGCTTGGAGTAAGCCCCAGAGGTTCAATTGCTTTACTAAATATGGCCAAGGCCAATGCTTATATAAATGGAAGAGAATTTTTGGTGCCGGATGATATCAGAAGTGTATTTTATGATATAGTATCCCACCGTATCATATTAAAGCCGGAAACAAAAGTGAATAATATTGATACCAATCAGGTCTGTCTTGGAATCTTAAAACAGGTGCAGGCCCCTAAAGTCGGTTAA